A single region of the Silene latifolia isolate original U9 population chromosome 8, ASM4854445v1, whole genome shotgun sequence genome encodes:
- the LOC141594586 gene encoding putative F-box protein At2g02030, which produces MNDTCFKSENFPEELLIDILSRLEPKPLSRCKSVSKHWNTTLTIQAFMLKHFQSYDKHSKLAFVSHRMIKGDDSVISYELSDNKITSNTTMIVPKTTKISREEVIIGNHECFANALSRHKCNHMSNICNDLICLFDYFSTRVGLFNLKTRDFIQLPAVTRDSACNIRFWYALGFDQVNKVYKVLSLYGGTIECCTKAAILTVGSKHWKPVEYEFLRSEVSMKPLYWRSHNRFCFDGVIYWVNDNKIANTSVLTVAAFDLNREVFTDYKLDTIPITDVGTIRYYLTSLKGNPTLFIWQAESDEIKQLTLFNHKNPKAAWNTRSFTTHDFPKNYPYGNLWTCVAGGSILLHPVKPFKSSVETQEQDNSRFSWYRWYDLENFAIE; this is translated from the coding sequence ATGAATGATACATGCTTTAAATCTGAAAACTTTCCTGAAGAGCTTCTGATTGATATTTTGTCACGGCTGGAACCGAAACCACTGTCAAGATGCAAGTCTGTTTCGAAACACTGGAATACTACTTTAACCATACAAGCGTTCATGCTTAAACACTTTCAATCATATGATAAACATTCGAAACTTGCTTTTGTGTCACACAGGATGATTAAGGGAGACGACTCGGTTATCTCATACGAGCTCTCCGATAATAAGATCACCTCCAACACGACTATGATTGTACCAAAGACAACAAAAATAAGTAGAGAGGAGGTAATAATAGGGAATCATGAATGTTTCGCTAATGCTCTCTCGCGCCACAAATGTAATCACATGTCCAATATATGTAATGACCTTATATGTCTCTTTGATTATTTTTCAACGCGTGTCGGTCTTTTTAACTTGAAGACCCGGGATTTTATCCAGCTTCCTGCCGTAACTAGAGATAGTGCGTGTAATATCAGATTTTGGTACGCATTAGGTTTTGATCAAGTAAATAAGGTATACAAGGTTTTGAGTCTTTATGGTGGAACCATAGAGTGTTGTACCAAGGCCGCGATACTGACTGTTGGATCAAAACATTGGAAACCGGTTGAGTATGAATTTCTACGTTCTGAAGTGAGTATGAAGCCGCTTTATTGGAGAAGCCACAATAGGTTTTGCTTCGATGGAGTGATTTATTGGGTCAATGACAATAAAATTGCTAATACTAGTGTGCTAACCGTGGCTGCTTTTGATCTGAATCGCGAGGTGTTCACAGATTACAAGCTTGATACAATACCCATCACGGACGTTGGGACAATCAGATACTATTTGACATCCTTGAAAGGCAATCCAACTTTGTTCATTTGGCAGGCGGAAAGTGATGAAATTAAACAGTTGACATTGTTTAACCATAAAAATCCGAAGGCGGCTTGGAATACAAGGAGTTTTACTACACATGATTTTCCCAAAAACTACCCTTACGGCAATCTTTGGACTTGTGTAGCAGGAGGTAGCATCCTACTACACCCTGTGAAACCGTTTAAAAGTTCCGTGGAAACCCAAGAGCAAGATAATTCACGGTTTTCTTGGTATAGATGGTATGATCTTGAGAATTTCGCGATAGAGTAA
- the LOC141594585 gene encoding putative F-box protein At1g53550, with translation MELPAVTTKSACNIRFWYALGFDPVSKVYKVLSIYGGTIECCTKAAILTVGSKHWKPVEYEFLGSEVTMMPLYWRSHNRFCLDGVIYWVNDNEINDTRVLTVVAFDLNREVFTNYKLDTIHIKETIRYYLTSLKGNPTLFIWRKKSAEIQQLTLFNHKNPKVAWNRRSFTTHDFPKKYPYGNLWTCVAGGSILLHPVKPFKSSVETQGQDNSRFSCYKWYDLENFAIE, from the exons ATGGAG CTTCCTGCCGTAACTACAAAGAGTGCGTGTAATATCAGATTTTGGTACGCATTAGGTTTTGATCCAGTAAGTAAGGTATACAAGGTTCTAAGTATTTATGGTGGGACCATAGAGTGTTGTACTAAGGCCGCGATATTGACTGTTGGATCGAAACATTGGAAACCGGTTGAGTATGAATTTCTAGGTTCTGAAGTGACCATGATGCCGCTTTATTGGAGAAGCCACAATAGGTTTTGTCTCGATGGAGTGATTTATTGGGTTAACGACAATGAAATTAATGATACTAGGGTGCTAACCGTGGTTGCTTTTGATCTGAATCGCGAGGTGTTCACAAATTACAAGCTTGATACAATACATATCAAAGAGACAATCAGATATTATTTGACATCCTTGAAAGGCAACCCAACTCTGTTCATTTGGCGGAAGAAAAGTGCTGAGATACAACAGTTGACATTGTTTAACCATAAAAACCCGAAAGTCGCTTGGAATAGGAGGAGTTTTACTACACATGATTTTCCCAAAAAATACCCTTACGGCAATCTTTGGACTTGTGTTGCAGGGGGTAGCATCCTGCTACACCCTGTGAAGCCGTTTAAAAGTTCCGTGGAAACCCAAGGGCAAGATAATTCACGGTTTTCTTGTTATAAATGGTATGATCTTGAGAATTTCGCGATAGAGTAA